CCGCCAACCGCCCACGGGAACAACGCGACCCCCGATGTTTGCAACAACAGGCCGCCCGCCAGCCCGCCGCCGGCAATCCCCAGGTTCCACACCGTCACCAGCATCGATTGCGCGGCATCGGCCGACTCACCGGCGGACTTGGCCAGCGCCGTTTGCAACAGTGCCGGCAAGCCACCAAAGGCCAGTCCCCACAGCGCCACGCTGGCATACACCACACTGGTGGCGGTCATCCACACGCCCAGTGCCAGGGCCGATACCGCGAACATCGCGCAACTGATGATCAGCAGGCGCTGCAAGTGTTGATCAATCAGCACGCCCGTCAGCCAGATACTCAGCAAGGCCATGAGGCCGAACACCAGCAATATCTGATCGATGTCGGCGACTAACCCGGCAGGCACCAGCAGTGGCGCGATGTAGGTGTACAGAATGTTATGTGCCAGCACGTAGGTAAGGGTCACCCACAGCACCGGGCAAATGCCGGGCAGGCTCAGGACCTGGCGCAAACCCAAGCGCTGTTGCGCCGTTTGCCCGGCGAAGTCCGGCAGTTGCCAGCGTGCCCACACCAGCAGCAACAGCGTCAGCCCAGTCATGATCGCAAAGCTCAGGCGCCAGCCCACAACGGTGCCGAGGAAAGTACCGGCGGGTACGCCCAGCGACAAGGCCAGCGGTGCGCCGAGCATGGCGACAGCGATCGCCCGGCCTTGCAGGTGCGGGGCCACCATTCGGCTGGCATAGCCGGCCAGCAATGCCCAGAGCAACCCGGCGAAGACGCCGGCAAAAAACCGCGCGACCAGGGTCAGCCCGTAATGGGTGGACAGTGCTGTCACGCTGTTGACCAGGGCAAAACCGCCGATGGCAATCAGCAGCAAGGGGCGCCGCCGCCAGCCTCGGGTCAATAAGGTCAGGGGTATGGCCGCGAGTAATGAGCCAAGGGCATACAAGGTCACCAGTTGGCCAACCAGCGCCTGAGAAACCTGCAGCCCTTCGCTCATCTGTGGCAGCAGCCCGGCCGGCATGGCCTCGGTGAGAATCGTGATAAACCCGGCGCACGCCAAGGCCAGCAAACCGCCCATAGGCAGTCTGTCTTGCGCGGTAGCGGGGGGCAGGGCGGTAATCGAAGGGCAATTGCTCATGTTCCGTCTCCATGCAAAAGGTCAGGGAGGCAGAGTAGGGGGCTGTGGGTTGCGGAAAAACAGGCTAAGGTTCCGAACTTATCGGACATCACAGTCCGCAATCAAAAAAAGGTCGGCGATGGACAGTCTGAGTAGCCTTTCGGTGTTCGTGCAGGTTGCTGAAACCCGCAGCTTCACGGCTGCGGGCCGCGTGCTGGGGGTGTCGTCTTCGGCCGTGGGCAAAAGCATCGCGCGCATGGAAGAACGCCTGGGCGTGCGGTTGTT
The window above is part of the Pseudomonas sp. KBS0710 genome. Proteins encoded here:
- a CDS encoding MFS transporter, whose amino-acid sequence is MSNCPSITALPPATAQDRLPMGGLLALACAGFITILTEAMPAGLLPQMSEGLQVSQALVGQLVTLYALGSLLAAIPLTLLTRGWRRRPLLLIAIGGFALVNSVTALSTHYGLTLVARFFAGVFAGLLWALLAGYASRMVAPHLQGRAIAVAMLGAPLALSLGVPAGTFLGTVVGWRLSFAIMTGLTLLLLVWARWQLPDFAGQTAQQRLGLRQVLSLPGICPVLWVTLTYVLAHNILYTYIAPLLVPAGLVADIDQILLVFGLMALLSIWLTGVLIDQHLQRLLIISCAMFAVSALALGVWMTATSVVYASVALWGLAFGGLPALLQTALAKSAGESADAAQSMLVTVWNLGIAGGGLAGGLLLQTSGVALFPWAVGGLMLLAVAATRRIARTSAVYTVNLETP